CGTGCTTCTGGATGCGCCACCCGACGCGCTCCGCGAACGCAAGCATCTTGTCCTTCTGCTCCTGGGTGAACTTGGTGCGGAACCGCTTCTTGCCGGACCCGGACCCGCCCGAGGCGCCAGAGGGcccggcgccgccgctgccgccgaggGACATGCCGCTCAGCGTCAGCGGCCCTACCGCCGACATGGGCCCGGCGGCGGCCATCATCCCGGCGGACaggtcgtcgccgtcgtcgcgcCCGCTGTGGGGGGACGTGGACGGCAGCGCCAGCGGCCGCGGCGTGTGGGCCATGTGGTGGAGcggctgctggtggtggtggtggtggaagtacCCGGCCCCGGCCGGGGTGCGGTAGTACGGGGAGAAGTGGTGGTGCTGGTGCGGCGTGGCGCCGTAGGCGACCAGCGCGGCGGGGGAGATGGGCGAgccctcggcggcggcgggggactCCTTGCGGTGGAAGTTGCGGTGGCAGTTACACGCGGCGCAGCGGAGCGCGTCCAGCGTGCCCTCCTCGCCGGCGGGCATGAACTCGCCGCACCCGTCCACGGCGTGGCCCCCGATGCCGACTGCGTGGTTCTTGAGGCACTCGCGGtacctcccgccgccgccgtggaggcCAAGGCCGTCGCTCGGGGCCTTGGCGCGGCCGCCGCCGTGCTCGCCGGGCGGCTTGGGCGCCACCATGCCGCCACCAAACCCACCTGCCACTGCCAgaggcggggcctcgggcgcCATCTCCTCGTCGCCATCATCGTGGTCGTCGAAGTCCATGGTGGCCGTCGATCAGCTAGCCGCGACCGGCCGGCCGGCGGCAGGTGTTTCTTTCGCCTGGCGCCCTGGCCTGTGTGTAGTGTGTTCTCTTCTCGAGTTATGGCAGGGCGAAGCTAAGAGGGGCTTAGCAAGGTTAAGAGCAGGATGAAGAGATAAGAGAGAGTGTGGACACCG
Above is a genomic segment from Miscanthus floridulus cultivar M001 chromosome 3, ASM1932011v1, whole genome shotgun sequence containing:
- the LOC136546386 gene encoding zinc-finger homeodomain protein 1-like — encoded protein: MDFDDHDDGDEEMAPEAPPLAVAGGFGGGMVAPKPPGEHGGGRAKAPSDGLGLHGGGGRYRECLKNHAVGIGGHAVDGCGEFMPAGEEGTLDALRCAACNCHRNFHRKESPAAAEGSPISPAALVAYGATPHQHHHFSPYYRTPAGAGYFHHHHHQQPLHHMAHTPRPLALPSTSPHSGRDDGDDLSAGMMAAAGPMSAVGPLTLSGMSLGGSGGAGPSGASGGSGSGKKRFRTKFTQEQKDKMLAFAERVGWRIQKHDEAAVQQFCDEVCVRRHVLKVWMHNNKHTLGKKP